The Asticcacaulis sp. EMRT-3 region GTCTGGCTGTGCGGCGTCGAGATCGCGCACAGCCAGACCCTGATCGGCCACTCCGATGCCGATGCGGGGCTACACGCCCTGACCGATGCCCTGCTGGGCGCGGCGGCGCTGGGCGACATCGGTGATCATTTCCCGCCCAGCGATCCGCAATGGAAGGGCGCGTCATCCGATCTGTTCCTCAGATACGCCGCCCAACTGATCCGCCAGAAAGGCGGTGCCATCATCAATATCGATGTCACCCTGATCTGCGAACAGCCGAAGATCAAACCGCACCGCGAAGCGATGCGGGCGCGCCTCGCTGCTATACTTGGCCTTGAAATCCAACAGGTTTCGGTCAAGGCCACGACCACCGAGGGCATGGGCTTTACCGGTCGCGGCGAAGGTCTGGCGGCCCAGGCGGTTTGTATGATTGAAATCTGACGCCAGACAGAAAACCATTGAATTTTTATGGTAATTTAAGGCAAAGTTTCGCCAAGCCTTCCCTTGCAATAGGCGGTAACGCCGAATATATCACGAAGGTAGCGTTTTCCTTTTCCATTCAAGCCGTGAGGTCTGCCATGACATTCGAACTGCCCGCCCTGCCCTATGCCTCCGATGCGCTTGAGCCGTATATGTCGGCCAATACGTTCAGCTTTCACCACGGCAAGCACCATAAGGCCTATGTCGATAACCTCAACAAGGCCCTGCCCGGCAGCGAATTTGAGGGCAAGTCGCTGGTCGAGATCATCAAGGCGTCAGAAGGCAAGAACCCCGGCGTTTTCAACAATTCGGCGCAGGTGTGGAACCACACCTTTTTCTGGCATTCGATGAAGCCCAATGGCGGCGGCGCGGCCACCGGCAAGATTGCCGACAAGATCAATGCCGATTTCGGCTCGTTCGACGCTTTCGTTGAGCAATTCAAGATGGCGGGCGCCACGCAGTTCGGCTCCGGCTGGGCCTGGCTGGTTCTGGGTTCCGATGGCAAGCTGAAGGTCACCAAGACGCCGAACGGTGAAAACCCGTTCACCAAGGGCGACAAGCCGATCCTGACGCTCGACGTCTGGGAACACGCCTATTATCTCGATTACCAGAACCTGCGTCCGAAATTCATCGAAACCTTCCTCGACAAGCTGGTCAACTGGGATTTCGCCAATGAGCGGCTCGATGCGCCTTTGTTTGAGGGCGTTGCCTAATTCATTTTCAAGGGCGCGAATTTCGGTTCGCGCTCTTTTTCTTTGAGCTGGTCGGATTCATGCACACATCACGGCTTGCCGCCCGGCTCATCGAGCGTTTGCGCGAGCAGCAAAAAACCATCGCCACGGTCGAAAGCTGCACGGGCGGGCTGATCGCCGCCGCCATTACCAGCATCGCCGGGTCTTCCGATGTGTTCCAGTCGGGCTTCGTCACCTATGCCAATGCCGCCAAGAGCGCGATGGTCGGGGTGCCGGAATATCTGCTGGCCAGTTATGGCGCGGTCAGTATCGAAGTGGCCGCCAGCATGGCCGAAGGCGGCCTGAAAACCGCCGGAGCGCAGATCGCGCTCAGCGTCACCGGCATTGCCGGGCCGGGCGGCGGCACGCCGGAAAAGCCGGTGGGCCTCGTCTGTTTCGGCCTCAGCTATATTGATCCAGAACAGGAAATCGTCACCTACGCCCAAAAAATGACGTTTGGCGATATGGGCCGTGACAGGGTGCGTGAAAAGAGCGTCGAACACGCCCTGCAATGGGCGCTCGACGTTCTGGAACCGGGCACCAATGCCTAGAGCAACGAGCATTTAATTTGACTTACAAAATGAATGCGAGATGCGGAAAAACGTAAAATGTAGAGCGGGTTGCATTCCTTTGACCGATTCAATCAGAATGCAGACCGCTCTAAACCGGTGTCAGCGTAGCGGCGGCGCGATCCTCGAAGCATTTCATCAGGCGCGAGACGGCCAGGTTGAAATTGGCCTTGAACAGGGCGTTGAGGAGCGGATTGCGAATATCCAGCTCCATATCGAAGCCGATCTGCGTGCCCGTCTCGTCGGGCGTAAACGTCCAGTGGCCTTTCAGCGTGCGAAACGGCCCCTTGATCAGGCCAATATCGACGCTGCGCGCATCGGGATTACGGACAATGCGCGTCGAAAAGGTTTCGGTCAGCATCTTGAAACCGACACTGACATCGGCATCGAAACGGCTGTGGCCCGGTTGCGGTGCCTCGCGGTTATAGGCACGCAGGCGCTTGATCCACGGAATGAAGTCGGGGTAGTGCTCGACATCGCCGACCAGCGCCCACAGCGCATCAGCGTCATAAGGTAAATGGCGCTCAAGCCGGAAGGTCGCCAAGCGTCAGACCCCGCGCGCTTTGGCAGCGGCGCGGGCGGCACGCAGACGCTCGAAATCCTCACCGGCATGGTGCGATGAGCGCGTCAGCGGCGACGACGACACCATCAGGAAACCCTTGGCGCGCGCAATCGATTCGTAAGCCTTGAACTCTTCCGGCGTCACGAAACGATCGATGGCGGCGTGCTTGCGCGTTGGCTGCAAGTACTGGCCGATGGTGATGAAATCGATACCGGCCGAACGCATATCGTCCATGACCTGCATCACCTCTTCGCGTGTTTCGCCAAGGCCGACCATAATGCCGGACTTGGTGAATTGTTGCGGATCGCGTTCCTTCACGCGCTCCAGCAAACGTAAGCTATGGAAATAGCGCGCACCAGGACGGATTTTCAGATAGTTGCGCGGCACGGTTTCCAGATTGTGGTTGAACACATCGGGCTTGGCGTCGATGACAATCTCAGCCGCGCCTTCCTTGCGCAGAAAATCGGGCGTCAGGATTTCGATGGTCGTCTGCGGCGATTGGGCGCGGATCTGGCGGATGACTTCGGCGAAATGTTCAGCGCCGCCGTCTTTCAGGTCGTCGCGGTCCACCGAGGTGATGACGACGTGCGCCAGCTTCATCAGAGCCACGGTTTCGCCGACGCGCCTCGGCTCATCGGCGTCAAGCGCTTCCGGCAGGCCGGTCTTGACATTGCAGAAGGCGCAGGCGCGCGTGCAGGTGTCGCCCATGATCATGATGGTGGCGTGGTTCTTCGACCAGCATTCGCCGATATTCGGGCAGGCCGCCTCTTCGCACACCGTCACCAGCTTGGCGTCACGCACGATCTTCTGCGTTTCGGCATAGCCCGACGAACCGGGTGCCTTGACGCGCAGCCAGTCGGGTTTTTTGAGGATCGGCGAATCGGGGCGATTCTGCTTTTCGGGGTGACGCAGTTCGCGGGCGCCTGACTCGGCGAGACGATTGATAACGGTGGGCATGATACAGACTTGTCGACCGGCACAAGGTTGCCAAGGCCTAATTGGTCTTTTTGCGCGGTAATATCAAGTCACATTACGCTACTGTTTCTGTGCGAATGTCATGGCCGCGTTATGGAATCTCGCCTAAACTCGCCGGATGCGCAATCCTTACCTCTTGCCATCCATTCTCATTCTGACCCTGACCTTAAGTCTTGGCATGGCGGGCTGTTCGCGCCAGAAAGGCGGGCATGACCGCCAGCCGGGACAGGCGTTTCTGGCCAGCCGCATACCCTCCGGTCTGGCCCCGCAATATTACCCGCCCGAAGGCTTTGTCTGGGATGGCTACCGCGCCGATGGCCTGCCCGAAGCGCGTTATGGCGTGGCCTCGCCCCCGGTCAATCCTCATGCTCAGGTGCTGATCCTGGCCGATGCCGATTATCCGGCGGAGGTCTATTTCGAACTGGCGCGGCAATTGCTGGCCGCGGGCTATGGCGTATGGATTTTGGAGCCGCCGGGTCAGGGTGGCGCGGGCCACTATCTGTTGCAGGGCAAGGCCATCTATGCGCCCAACGACCACGATGCCGAGGCTGTGGCGGCG contains the following coding sequences:
- a CDS encoding superoxide dismutase — protein: MTFELPALPYASDALEPYMSANTFSFHHGKHHKAYVDNLNKALPGSEFEGKSLVEIIKASEGKNPGVFNNSAQVWNHTFFWHSMKPNGGGAATGKIADKINADFGSFDAFVEQFKMAGATQFGSGWAWLVLGSDGKLKVTKTPNGENPFTKGDKPILTLDVWEHAYYLDYQNLRPKFIETFLDKLVNWDFANERLDAPLFEGVA
- a CDS encoding CinA family protein, encoding MHTSRLAARLIERLREQQKTIATVESCTGGLIAAAITSIAGSSDVFQSGFVTYANAAKSAMVGVPEYLLASYGAVSIEVAASMAEGGLKTAGAQIALSVTGIAGPGGGTPEKPVGLVCFGLSYIDPEQEIVTYAQKMTFGDMGRDRVREKSVEHALQWALDVLEPGTNA
- a CDS encoding type II toxin-antitoxin system RatA family toxin codes for the protein MATFRLERHLPYDADALWALVGDVEHYPDFIPWIKRLRAYNREAPQPGHSRFDADVSVGFKMLTETFSTRIVRNPDARSVDIGLIKGPFRTLKGHWTFTPDETGTQIGFDMELDIRNPLLNALFKANFNLAVSRLMKCFEDRAAATLTPV
- the lipA gene encoding lipoyl synthase: MPTVINRLAESGARELRHPEKQNRPDSPILKKPDWLRVKAPGSSGYAETQKIVRDAKLVTVCEEAACPNIGECWSKNHATIMIMGDTCTRACAFCNVKTGLPEALDADEPRRVGETVALMKLAHVVITSVDRDDLKDGGAEHFAEVIRQIRAQSPQTTIEILTPDFLRKEGAAEIVIDAKPDVFNHNLETVPRNYLKIRPGARYFHSLRLLERVKERDPQQFTKSGIMVGLGETREEVMQVMDDMRSAGIDFITIGQYLQPTRKHAAIDRFVTPEEFKAYESIARAKGFLMVSSSPLTRSSHHAGEDFERLRAARAAAKARGV